The stretch of DNA CCGGGCGGCGCTGGAGCAGGCCGAGCTCGTCGTCAGCCTCGAGTTGCGACCCTCCGAGGTCACCCGCCGCGCCGACGTCGTGCTCCCCGTCGCCGCCGTCACCGAGAAGGCCGGCACGTTCCTCACCTGGGAGGGCCGGCGCCGCCCCTTCCCGAAGGTGCTCGACAAGCCGGCCACCTACTCAGACGCCCAGATCCTCGAGCAGATCGCCACCCGCTACCCCGCGACCACCGGTGTCCTCGCCCGTCCGACGGAGCCGCTGCTCGAGATGAGGCCCGGCGACGAGGCGGGCCGCTACCGGACGGCAGCGCCGGGTCCGACCTTCCACCTGAGCACGTGGCGGCTCATGATCGACAACGCCAGCCTGCAGACGGGGGACAAGTCCTACGCGGCCACCGCCCGGCCCGCCGTCGCCCTGCTGAGCCGCGCGAACGTCGCACGGCTCGGTGCCACGGTGACGATCACCGGCGACCGCGGCTCGGTCACGGTGCCGGTGGCGGAGGCCGATCTCGCCGACGACGTCGTCTGGCTGCCGACCAACAGCATCGGTCGGGGCGTGTGGGCGGACCTGGCCTCGCCGGGCTCGAGCGTGGAGGTGACCTCGGCATGAACCAGACCGGTCTGGCCGACTTCGGCGCCGACGCGTGGTGGGTCGTGCTGATCAAGGTCGTGCTCATCTTCGGGGTGTGCGTGGTGCTCACCTTGTTCAACATCTGGTGGGAGCGTCGCGTCGTCGCCCGGATGCAGCACCGGATCGGCCCGAACGTGCACGGCCCCTTCGGTCTGCTGCAGAGCCTGGCCGACGGCGTGAAGCTGGCGCTCAAGGAGGATCTCACCCCCACCAACGCCGACCGGATCGTGTTCATCACCGCGCCCATCCTGGCGGTGGTGCCGTCATTCGTGACCTTCAGCGTGATCCCGTTCGGGCCGGTCGTCGACTTCTTCGGCCGGCGCACGCCGCTGCAGTTGACCGACCTGCCGGTCGCGGTGCTGTTCGTGATGGCGATCGCGAGCATCGGCATCTACGGCATCGTGCTCGGCGGCTGGGCGAGCGGGTCGACGTACTCGCTCCTGGGCGGCCTGCGCTCGAGTGCGCAGATGATCTCCTACGAGGTGGCCATGGGCCTGGCGCTGGTGGCCGTCTTCCTCTACGCCGGCAGCCTGTCCACCAGTGCGATCGTCGCGGCGCAGGGTGACATGTGGTTCGGGCTGGTGCTGATGCCGAGCTTCCTCATCTATGCGATCTCGATGGTCGGGGAGACCAACCGGGCGCCGTTCGACCTGCCCGAGGCCGAGGGTGAGCTGGTCGGCGGCTTCCACACCGAGTACTCCTCGCTGAAGTTCGCGCTGTTCTTCCTGGCCGAGTACGTCAACATGGCGACCGTCTCGGCGCTGGCCACCACGCTCTTCCTGGGCGGCTGGCACGTGCCGTTCTGGATCGACCACGTCTGGGCCGGCGCGAACGAGGGCTACTGGCCGGTGCTGTGGTTCTTCGGCAAGCTCCTCGGCTTCATCTGGGTCTTCATCTGGCTGCGCGGCTCGCTGCCGCGGCTTCGCTACGACCAGTTCATGGCGCTGGGCTGGAAGCGGCTGATCCCGCTGGCCCTGGTCTGGATCCTGGTGGTCGCGGTGGTCCGGGTGGTCGCCCTGGAGAACGACTTCGACCCGCGCTGGGTGGCCCTTCCGGCGGTGCTGTTCACCGTCGCGATGCTGGCGGTCCTGCTGCGCGGCCCGAAGGCGCCGCAGCTGCCGGTGGCCGAGCACCAGGGTGCCTTCCCGGTGCCGCCCATGCCGGCCGGTGGCGCGGTGCGCGGCCGTGCCGAGGGCCTGGTCTTTCCCGCGTACGCCGAGCCTGTCGAGGCGGCCCGCGCCCCTCGACAGGCCCGGGAAGCAGCGGCAGGTGCATCGATCGAGGAGGCCTCATGAGCATCAAGGAGAGTCTGTGGGACCCGGTCGCGGGCTTCGCCGTCACCTTCACCACCCAGTTCAAGAAGCCGGTCACCGAGCAGTACCCGTTCGAGAAGTCGCCGACGGCACCGCGCTTCCACGGGCGGCACCAGCTCAACCGGCACCCCGACGGGCTGGAGAAGTGCGTCGGGTGCGAGCTGTGCGCCTGGGCATGCCCGGCCGACGCGATCTACGTCGAGGGCGCGGAGAACTCCGACCTGCCCGACGCGGACGGCAACAGCCAGCGCTTCTCCCCCGGTGAGCGCTACGGCCGCGTCTACCAGATCAACTACCTGCGCTGCATCCTGTGCGGCCTGTGCATCGAGGCCTGTCCGACCCGGGCGCTGACGATGACGAACGAGTACGAGCTTGCCGACACCTCCCGGGAGAGCCTGATCTACCAGAAGCAGGACCTGCTCGCCCCGCTCGAGCCGGGCATGGAGCAGCCGCCGCACCCGATGCGGCTCGGCGAGGACGAGCAGAGCTACTACGCGCCCGAGAGCATCGTGCGATGACGGCGACGTACGTGATCACCGCGCCGCTGATGATCCTGGCCGCGCTCGGGATCCTGGTGGTCCGCAAGGCGGTGCA from Nocardioides sp. BP30 encodes:
- the nuoH gene encoding NADH-quinone oxidoreductase subunit NuoH; translation: MNQTGLADFGADAWWVVLIKVVLIFGVCVVLTLFNIWWERRVVARMQHRIGPNVHGPFGLLQSLADGVKLALKEDLTPTNADRIVFITAPILAVVPSFVTFSVIPFGPVVDFFGRRTPLQLTDLPVAVLFVMAIASIGIYGIVLGGWASGSTYSLLGGLRSSAQMISYEVAMGLALVAVFLYAGSLSTSAIVAAQGDMWFGLVLMPSFLIYAISMVGETNRAPFDLPEAEGELVGGFHTEYSSLKFALFFLAEYVNMATVSALATTLFLGGWHVPFWIDHVWAGANEGYWPVLWFFGKLLGFIWVFIWLRGSLPRLRYDQFMALGWKRLIPLALVWILVVAVVRVVALENDFDPRWVALPAVLFTVAMLAVLLRGPKAPQLPVAEHQGAFPVPPMPAGGAVRGRAEGLVFPAYAEPVEAARAPRQAREAAAGASIEEAS
- the nuoI gene encoding NADH-quinone oxidoreductase subunit NuoI, which codes for MSIKESLWDPVAGFAVTFTTQFKKPVTEQYPFEKSPTAPRFHGRHQLNRHPDGLEKCVGCELCAWACPADAIYVEGAENSDLPDADGNSQRFSPGERYGRVYQINYLRCILCGLCIEACPTRALTMTNEYELADTSRESLIYQKQDLLAPLEPGMEQPPHPMRLGEDEQSYYAPESIVR